Proteins from a genomic interval of Skermanella sp. TT6:
- a CDS encoding glycosyltransferase family 4 protein: protein MTLSHPAVDAPGGRQPLSLVPPARVTTLQIGIGWFPETPGGLDCVYYNLARHLPDQGVDVVGLVAGSEGVARSSGGRVTSFARHDDDWKVRMKAIRARAGGILKSGGADLIASHFGLYSLPLYDHLRKHPFVMHFHGPWALECAAEGGGFLAQRSRWLIEAAVYRNADRFVVLSDAFARLLENHYRVPGDRIDVVPGGVADSFFQENATPAEARRLLDLPSDRPILLTVRRLCRRMGLEDLIDAIGDLREAVPDVLLLIGGKGPIEAELKRRIAERGLDRHVRMLGFIPDAELPLYYRAADLSVVPSVTLEGFGLVAAESLAAGCPALVTPVGGLPSVVGDLSPGLVLEDGGQAGLADGLAAVLLGVVKVPDRVACRHYALDRFQWSLVAERTSRVYRKVLGGGR, encoded by the coding sequence ATGACCTTGTCGCATCCTGCCGTCGACGCGCCCGGCGGCCGTCAGCCGCTGTCGCTGGTTCCGCCCGCGCGCGTCACCACCCTGCAGATCGGCATCGGCTGGTTCCCCGAGACGCCGGGCGGGCTCGACTGCGTCTATTACAATCTCGCCCGCCATCTGCCCGACCAAGGCGTCGACGTCGTCGGGCTGGTCGCCGGATCGGAAGGCGTCGCCCGCAGCAGCGGCGGCCGGGTCACCAGCTTCGCCCGCCACGACGACGACTGGAAGGTCAGGATGAAGGCGATCCGGGCCAGGGCCGGCGGGATCCTGAAGTCCGGCGGAGCCGACCTGATCGCCAGCCATTTCGGTCTCTACAGCCTGCCCCTGTACGACCATCTGCGCAAACATCCTTTCGTGATGCACTTCCACGGCCCCTGGGCGCTCGAATGCGCCGCCGAAGGGGGCGGGTTCCTGGCGCAGCGCAGCCGCTGGCTGATCGAGGCGGCGGTCTACCGCAATGCCGACCGCTTCGTCGTCCTGTCCGACGCCTTCGCCCGGCTGCTGGAGAACCACTACCGCGTTCCCGGCGACCGGATAGACGTGGTCCCCGGCGGCGTCGCCGACAGCTTCTTCCAGGAGAACGCCACACCGGCCGAGGCGCGCCGGCTGCTGGACCTGCCGTCGGACCGGCCGATCCTGCTGACCGTCCGCCGCCTGTGCCGGCGCATGGGCCTGGAGGACCTGATCGACGCCATCGGCGACCTGCGCGAGGCGGTTCCCGACGTGCTGCTGCTGATCGGCGGCAAGGGTCCGATCGAGGCCGAGCTGAAGCGCCGGATCGCGGAGCGCGGGCTGGACCGCCACGTCCGCATGCTGGGGTTCATTCCCGATGCCGAACTGCCGCTCTACTACCGCGCCGCCGACCTGTCGGTCGTGCCGTCGGTGACGCTGGAAGGCTTCGGCCTGGTCGCGGCGGAATCCCTGGCCGCCGGCTGCCCGGCGCTGGTGACGCCGGTGGGCGGGCTGCCCTCGGTCGTGGGCGACCTGTCGCCGGGCCTGGTGCTGGAGGACGGAGGCCAGGCCGGGCTGGCGGACGGCTTGGCCGCCGTGCTGCTGGGGGTCGTCAAGGTTCCCGACCGGGTGGCGTGCCGCCACTACGCGCTGGACCGGTTCCAATGGTCGCTGGTGGCCGAGCGCACCTCCCGGGTCTATCGGAAGGTGCTGGGAGGCGGTCGATGA
- a CDS encoding glycosyltransferase family 2 protein, whose translation MKTTMKISVLVPSYRRPQDLARCLAGLARQRRPADQIVVVARDGDGETIDTVRRFAPLFAPNTPPDLILVDQPGVIHAMAAGLDHVRGEVVAITDDDAVPHADWLERIERTFAESVKVGGVGGRDLIPGELGEPGGLHEKVGLVQWWGRVVGNHHLGCGGPRRVQVLKGVNCAYRTGLLRKAGFDRRLKGAGAQVHFELGIGLDLIGRGWQLVYDPAILVDHFPAPRQDYDRRNSFNARAVSDAVHNETFLLLNHLPPVRRAALLAWSLACGTRNAPGLLCLALEARSDRRLALDRWRATLRGRMEGLASWRRERTPRGMPLAASP comes from the coding sequence ATGAAGACCACGATGAAGATCAGCGTCCTTGTTCCCTCCTACCGGCGCCCGCAGGACCTTGCCCGGTGCCTGGCCGGCCTCGCCCGGCAGCGCCGCCCGGCCGACCAGATCGTCGTCGTCGCCCGCGACGGCGACGGCGAGACCATCGATACCGTCCGGCGCTTCGCCCCCCTGTTCGCCCCGAACACGCCGCCCGACCTGATCCTGGTCGACCAGCCCGGCGTCATCCACGCCATGGCGGCCGGACTCGACCATGTCCGGGGCGAGGTCGTCGCCATCACCGACGACGACGCGGTTCCCCATGCCGACTGGCTGGAGCGGATCGAACGCACCTTCGCCGAATCGGTGAAGGTCGGCGGCGTCGGCGGGCGCGACCTGATCCCGGGGGAACTGGGCGAGCCGGGCGGCCTGCACGAGAAGGTCGGCCTGGTCCAGTGGTGGGGCCGCGTGGTCGGCAACCACCATCTGGGATGCGGCGGCCCTCGCCGGGTCCAGGTGCTGAAGGGCGTCAACTGCGCCTACCGGACCGGGCTGCTGCGCAAGGCGGGATTCGACCGGCGGCTGAAGGGAGCCGGCGCGCAGGTCCATTTCGAGCTGGGCATCGGCCTGGACCTGATCGGGCGGGGCTGGCAGCTGGTCTACGACCCGGCGATCCTGGTCGACCACTTCCCCGCGCCGCGCCAGGATTACGACAGGCGCAACAGCTTCAACGCGCGGGCGGTCAGCGACGCCGTCCACAACGAGACCTTCCTGCTGCTCAATCACCTGCCGCCCGTCCGGCGGGCGGCGCTGCTGGCGTGGTCGCTGGCCTGCGGGACGCGGAACGCGCCGGGACTGCTCTGTCTGGCGCTGGAAGCCCGCTCCGACCGCCGCCTTGCCCTCGACCGCTGGCGCGCGACCCTGCGGGGCCGGATGGAAGGATTGGCCAGCTGGCGCCGCGAACGGACGCCGCGCGGCATGCCGCTGGCCGCCAGCCCATGA
- a CDS encoding O-antigen ligase family protein, with protein sequence MTAYSMVPPQGPPPGSPRARRDRQLKLTVPVSLFFVGGFWAIVLLSCAAGLTGATRFFYTPLAFVIGAFLFVRFPAAYLVHLWWIWFLTPFVRRVVDFKSGWTEFSPIMLAPYVVSLLMLVTVIRFLPRLNQRDMFPFVPILVALSLAYPVGVMNAGFSPASFDVLNWVLPVVMGIHIAFSWRSYEKLKVSTEQAFLMGAAVLGAYGIYQFFFLAPWDAFWMRVVQMDSIGRPAPMEVRIFGTLNSPGPYANMLAVSLLIVLGARGRLPFLAGIPAIVALLLSLVRAAWIGFGAGLFIMLAKMDMSRRAKLIAAVALTVVLSLPLLSVEEVSKTVTTRIESMIGDKAQDDQSFKDRVHFFQTFVEDALSNPIGQGIGATGVATKISNNGKMGELGVIDSGLLEVPFVLGWLGGALYLSGVALLVTATFKRRWSRQDGFVTVAESVALSILVQMVFTNMLTGFIGTLFWSFIGFSIAAERHWASQSSTARSSSRGASAP encoded by the coding sequence ATGACGGCGTACAGCATGGTTCCTCCCCAGGGTCCGCCCCCGGGTTCACCCAGGGCCCGGCGCGACCGGCAGCTCAAGCTGACGGTGCCGGTCAGCCTGTTCTTCGTCGGCGGCTTCTGGGCCATCGTGCTGCTGTCCTGCGCGGCGGGGCTGACGGGGGCCACCCGGTTCTTCTATACGCCGCTCGCCTTCGTGATCGGCGCCTTCCTGTTCGTGCGGTTTCCGGCGGCCTACCTTGTCCATCTCTGGTGGATCTGGTTCCTGACGCCGTTCGTGCGCCGGGTGGTCGATTTCAAGTCGGGCTGGACCGAGTTCAGCCCGATCATGCTGGCGCCCTACGTGGTCAGCCTGCTGATGCTGGTCACCGTGATCCGGTTCCTGCCCCGGCTCAACCAGCGCGACATGTTCCCCTTCGTGCCGATCCTGGTGGCGCTGTCGCTGGCCTACCCGGTCGGCGTGATGAACGCCGGCTTCAGCCCGGCCTCGTTCGACGTGCTGAACTGGGTCCTGCCGGTGGTCATGGGCATCCACATCGCCTTCAGCTGGCGCAGCTACGAGAAGCTGAAGGTCTCGACCGAGCAGGCGTTCCTGATGGGGGCGGCCGTGCTCGGCGCCTACGGCATCTACCAGTTCTTCTTCCTGGCGCCGTGGGACGCGTTCTGGATGCGGGTCGTGCAGATGGACTCGATCGGCAGGCCGGCGCCCATGGAGGTGCGGATCTTCGGCACGCTGAACTCCCCCGGCCCCTACGCCAACATGCTGGCGGTCAGCCTGCTGATCGTGCTGGGCGCCCGCGGGCGCCTGCCCTTCCTGGCCGGAATCCCGGCGATCGTGGCGCTGCTGCTGTCGCTGGTCCGGGCCGCCTGGATCGGCTTCGGCGCCGGCCTGTTCATCATGCTCGCCAAGATGGACATGTCCCGCCGCGCCAAGCTGATCGCGGCCGTGGCGCTGACCGTCGTCCTGTCGCTGCCGCTGCTGTCGGTCGAGGAGGTCTCCAAGACGGTGACGACCCGGATCGAGAGCATGATCGGCGACAAGGCGCAGGACGACCAGAGCTTCAAGGACCGCGTCCACTTCTTCCAGACCTTCGTCGAGGACGCCCTGTCCAACCCGATCGGCCAGGGGATCGGCGCCACCGGCGTCGCGACCAAGATCTCCAACAACGGCAAGATGGGCGAGCTCGGCGTGATCGACAGCGGCCTGCTGGAAGTGCCGTTCGTGCTCGGCTGGCTGGGCGGCGCCCTGTACCTGTCCGGCGTGGCGCTGCTGGTCACCGCCACCTTCAAGCGACGCTGGAGCCGCCAGGACGGCTTCGTCACGGTCGCGGAATCGGTGGCCCTGTCGATCCTGGTCCAGATGGTCTTCACGAACATGCTGACCGGCTTCATCGGCACCCTGTTCTGGAGCTTCATCGGCTTCTCGATCGCGGCCGAGCGGCATTGGGCCTCCCAATCCTCCACCGCCAGATCCTCCAGCCGCGGAGCCTCCGCACCATGA